A portion of the Mesobacillus jeotgali genome contains these proteins:
- a CDS encoding 5-bromo-4-chloroindolyl phosphate hydrolysis family protein, producing MNKFLLRFMQTGAAIPFSAFTWLLTYAGFDQTFWMSSLYGLIGGGVMFFGVGYYQEKRVLEKNRLTKKEYQYIQRNLKEANVKIKKVQKSLFSIRHIRSLKQRMELLKLVKNIQRLNTREPRRFFKAEQFYFSHLDSIMELSEKYAFLSSQPGKNRELERSLYDTQDTLKELTQIVEKDLSYMLADDIDHLNFEIDVAKHSIKKLNEIPDETRRLK from the coding sequence ATGAATAAATTCCTTTTACGATTTATGCAAACCGGTGCTGCCATTCCATTTTCGGCGTTCACCTGGCTGCTTACTTATGCTGGTTTTGACCAAACATTCTGGATGTCATCGCTTTATGGGTTGATTGGTGGTGGAGTCATGTTTTTCGGAGTGGGATACTATCAAGAGAAAAGAGTTCTTGAAAAAAACAGACTGACCAAGAAGGAATACCAATATATACAGAGAAATCTTAAAGAAGCTAATGTAAAGATAAAAAAGGTTCAGAAATCGCTTTTTTCAATCCGCCATATCCGTTCGCTTAAACAAAGAATGGAGCTTCTAAAGCTCGTGAAAAACATTCAGAGGCTGAACACCCGTGAACCGAGAAGGTTCTTCAAGGCAGAACAGTTTTATTTTTCCCATTTGGATTCCATAATGGAACTGAGTGAGAAGTATGCCTTCCTTTCCTCCCAGCCGGGAAAGAACCGTGAACTGGAAAGGTCTTTATATGATACACAGGATACCTTAAAGGAACTGACCCAAATCGTGGAGAAAGATTTGAGCTATATGCTGGCTGACGATATTGACCATTTGAATTTTGAAATTGACGTCGCCAAGCATTCGATCAAGAAGTTGAATGAAATTCCTGATGAAACCAGGAGGTTAAAATGA
- a CDS encoding toxic anion resistance protein yields MAENNTDLIKNTGNIMDDILNNPFGDSPELQPQPSPQQNESRPVKLIDVIPEENRQRAYQLAEQIDPKNHQAMIQYGTQAQGKLLTFSHAMLEHVQKKDIGEVGEIINDLMKHLNNMNPEELSTEKPSFFARMFGKISGSVQEILSKYQKTGAQIDRISVKLDRSKNVLLSDIGMLEKLYETNKEYFNALNIYIAAGELKLEELNEKTIPELKRAAETSQDQMKFQEVNDMIQFADRLDKRLYDLKLSREITIQSAPQIRLIQNTNQALVEKIQSSIVTAIPLWKNQVAIALTLIRQRHAVEAQKQVSKTTNELLLKNAEMLKTNTIETAKENERGIVDIETLKKTQENLITTLEETLRIQEEGRTKRRQAEQDLATMENELRLKLLEIKDK; encoded by the coding sequence ATGGCAGAAAATAATACTGACCTAATAAAAAACACCGGAAATATCATGGATGATATATTGAATAATCCGTTTGGCGATTCACCGGAATTGCAGCCGCAACCCAGCCCGCAGCAAAACGAAAGCAGACCTGTTAAGCTGATTGATGTCATTCCTGAGGAGAACCGGCAAAGGGCATACCAATTAGCCGAGCAGATTGACCCGAAGAACCATCAGGCAATGATTCAATACGGTACTCAGGCGCAAGGGAAGCTGCTGACTTTTTCACATGCCATGCTAGAGCATGTTCAGAAAAAGGATATTGGCGAGGTAGGGGAAATCATTAATGATTTGATGAAGCACCTGAACAATATGAACCCTGAGGAGCTAAGTACGGAAAAGCCCTCCTTCTTTGCCCGGATGTTTGGCAAAATTTCAGGTTCTGTGCAAGAGATCCTATCAAAGTACCAGAAGACAGGAGCGCAAATTGACCGGATCAGTGTGAAACTGGATCGATCAAAAAACGTTCTCCTATCCGACATTGGAATGCTCGAGAAATTATATGAAACAAACAAAGAATATTTCAATGCCTTGAATATCTACATTGCTGCAGGTGAACTGAAGCTGGAAGAACTGAACGAAAAAACAATTCCGGAACTGAAGAGGGCTGCAGAAACATCCCAGGATCAGATGAAGTTCCAGGAAGTCAATGATATGATACAATTTGCAGACAGACTGGATAAGCGTTTGTATGACCTAAAATTAAGCAGGGAAATCACCATCCAGAGTGCGCCGCAAATCCGTCTGATCCAGAATACGAACCAGGCATTGGTGGAGAAAATCCAATCATCCATCGTTACTGCCATCCCGCTCTGGAAAAACCAGGTCGCTATTGCCCTGACACTGATCAGGCAGCGGCATGCAGTTGAAGCACAGAAACAAGTGTCCAAAACAACTAATGAACTGTTGTTGAAAAACGCAGAAATGCTAAAAACAAACACAATCGAAACCGCGAAAGAAAACGAACGTGGCATTGTCGATATCGAAACGTTGAAGAAAACGCAGGAAAACTTGATTACAACACTGGAAGAAACATTGAGAATCCAGGAAGAAGGCCGTACGAAAAGACGTCAGGCTGAACAGGATTTGGCTACGATGGAGAATGAGTTGAGATTGAAACTACTGGAGATAAAAGATAAGTGA
- a CDS encoding SGNH/GDSL hydrolase family protein yields the protein MKHFLTICLTIVCFAILVLGNQHWKEKTKVTAYEDKSGLYKEEKDEAEHVGTEILSYTKKWPVEAQLSYKRAINDKKPYKILIAGSPALGQQSSGWAYILKDKLKETFHETIVVSVKIYDLNSTQIIEERKYEELAAEKADLILLEPFILKDNGQVTIENSNENINKIIESIKTANLGAIVLLQPANPLFQAKYYPVQVDSLKEYAESNNITYLNHWDAWPDPQSEDIKKFLIGEPGTPNEKGHQLWADYLIDYFIAD from the coding sequence ATGAAACATTTTCTCACTATATGCCTTACTATTGTATGTTTTGCGATTTTAGTATTAGGAAATCAGCATTGGAAGGAAAAAACAAAAGTTACAGCTTATGAAGATAAGAGTGGTCTTTATAAGGAGGAAAAGGATGAGGCAGAACATGTAGGAACCGAAATTTTATCTTATACAAAAAAATGGCCTGTTGAAGCACAATTATCCTATAAACGAGCAATCAATGATAAGAAACCATACAAAATTTTAATTGCCGGTTCACCGGCATTGGGGCAACAGTCTTCTGGATGGGCATATATATTAAAGGATAAACTAAAGGAAACCTTTCATGAAACAATTGTTGTGTCTGTAAAGATTTATGACCTTAATTCCACTCAAATAATTGAGGAAAGGAAGTATGAGGAATTGGCTGCCGAAAAAGCAGATTTAATTTTACTTGAACCCTTTATACTTAAAGATAATGGTCAAGTGACAATAGAGAATTCTAATGAAAATATTAATAAAATAATAGAATCCATTAAAACCGCCAACCTGGGGGCGATTGTACTCCTGCAGCCTGCTAACCCATTATTTCAAGCGAAGTATTATCCAGTGCAAGTAGATTCATTAAAGGAGTATGCAGAAAGCAACAATATTACTTATCTTAATCATTGGGATGCATGGCCAGATCCCCAAAGTGAAGATATAAAAAAATTTCTTATTGGTGAACCTGGCACACCAAACGAAAAAGGACACCAGCTTTGGGCAGATTATTTAATTGATTATTTTATTGCTGATTAG
- a CDS encoding YveK family protein: MEEVTLKDLYGILRKRILLILSLTLTAVIMSAALSYFYLTPIYQASTQILVNQAKNDQERLNAGDVQNNLQYINTYNVIIKSPAILNLVIEELNLKATTAQLNDKIHVSSQQNSQVVNISVQDSNIDNAVSIANTTAKVFQEEITKIMNVNNVSILAEATVTEGQSPIKPKPLINIAIALIIGLMTGIGLAFLLDYLDNTIKNEQEIESILGLPVLGVIAAIDDSELDFRDSKRKTRNKRTRGENLGH, from the coding sequence ATGGAAGAAGTTACTTTAAAAGACTTATATGGCATCTTAAGAAAAAGAATACTATTAATATTATCCTTAACTCTTACAGCTGTTATAATGAGTGCTGCATTAAGCTATTTTTATTTAACACCAATATATCAGGCTTCCACCCAAATTCTTGTAAACCAGGCCAAGAATGATCAGGAAAGATTAAATGCTGGGGATGTTCAAAATAACCTGCAATATATTAATACTTATAATGTAATCATTAAAAGTCCTGCCATTCTTAATCTGGTAATTGAAGAATTAAACCTTAAAGCAACCACTGCACAGCTCAATGATAAAATCCACGTTAGCAGCCAACAAAACTCTCAAGTAGTGAATATTTCCGTCCAAGATAGCAACATAGACAATGCAGTTTCAATCGCAAATACCACTGCTAAAGTTTTTCAAGAAGAGATTACAAAAATCATGAATGTTAATAATGTAAGCATACTTGCGGAAGCGACAGTTACTGAAGGGCAATCTCCAATTAAGCCAAAACCACTAATAAATATAGCAATTGCTTTGATTATTGGTCTAATGACTGGAATTGGATTGGCTTTTCTTCTTGATTATTTAGATAATACAATTAAAAATGAGCAGGAAATTGAATCCATTCTTGGCTTGCCTGTTCTCGGTGTAATAGCAGCCATAGATGATTCTGAACTTGATTTCCGTGACAGTAAAAGAAAAACAAGGAATAAAAGAACGAGGGGGGAGAATCTTGGGCATTAA
- a CDS encoding CpsD/CapB family tyrosine-protein kinase codes for MGIKKETKKSILDQRRKLIAAQNTRSPITEQYRTIRTNIQFTSFDSEIKTIMVTSTGPGEGKSTTAANLAVVFSQQGKNVLLVDADLRKPTVHYTFNLTNTFGLTSVLTRQLSIEEAVVESNSSSLCLLSSGPIPPNPAELMGSSSMDLFLKNAKENFDLIIFDTPPVLAVTDAQILSNKCDGTIVVVSSGKTIREEASKAKDLLMAAKAKILGVVLNNKKFKSTNYYYGN; via the coding sequence TTGGGCATTAAAAAAGAAACAAAAAAAAGTATCTTGGACCAAAGAAGAAAGCTGATTGCAGCTCAGAATACAAGATCCCCGATTACCGAACAATACCGAACAATAAGGACAAATATCCAATTCACTTCATTTGATAGTGAAATAAAAACAATAATGGTCACCTCTACTGGACCGGGGGAAGGGAAATCTACGACAGCGGCTAATCTTGCCGTCGTATTTTCCCAGCAAGGAAAAAACGTATTACTGGTTGATGCTGATTTAAGAAAACCTACTGTTCATTATACTTTCAACTTAACCAATACCTTTGGATTAACAAGTGTATTAACAAGACAGCTTTCAATAGAGGAAGCGGTAGTGGAGTCGAATTCATCTAGTTTATGCCTTCTATCCAGCGGGCCGATTCCACCTAATCCGGCTGAATTAATGGGATCTTCATCAATGGATCTGTTCTTGAAAAATGCGAAAGAGAATTTCGACCTGATCATTTTTGACACGCCGCCGGTCTTAGCTGTAACCGACGCACAAATATTATCAAATAAATGTGATGGGACTATAGTGGTTGTTTCAAGTGGAAAGACAATAAGAGAAGAAGCTTCCAAGGCAAAAGATTTGCTAATGGCGGCCAAGGCCAAAATACTAGGAGTCGTTTTAAATAACAAAAAATTTAAAAGTACTAACTATTATTATGGGAATTAA
- a CDS encoding tyrosine-protein phosphatase, protein MIDIHCHILHGIDDGPRTLGESISLAKSAVKEGIHTIIATPHHKNGRYINTKASILEKVSELNGILQIEKIPLTILPGQETAIHGDILSGIEMGEILTLARTQYLFIEFPANHVPHYSEQIFYEIQLKGIIPVIVHPERNAEIIERPDTLYKLVKNGALAQITASSIAGQFGKKIKAFSEQLIDANLVHFIASDAHNSDKRSFYMQQAYSNVRKRYGTDMVYLLRDNAELLIQGNNIYKDIPARVRKRKKIGWFN, encoded by the coding sequence ATGATAGACATACATTGTCATATACTGCATGGAATTGATGATGGACCAAGAACGCTGGGAGAAAGTATTTCTTTAGCCAAAAGTGCTGTGAAGGAGGGCATCCATACAATCATTGCTACTCCCCACCATAAAAATGGGCGCTATATAAATACAAAAGCGAGTATTCTAGAGAAGGTATCTGAATTAAATGGAATTCTGCAAATAGAAAAGATACCACTGACAATCCTGCCCGGGCAGGAAACAGCTATCCATGGTGATATTTTAAGCGGAATTGAAATGGGTGAAATACTCACTTTGGCACGCACCCAGTATTTATTCATTGAATTTCCCGCAAATCATGTTCCACACTATTCAGAACAAATTTTCTACGAGATCCAGTTGAAAGGAATAATCCCTGTTATAGTTCACCCTGAAAGAAATGCCGAGATCATAGAACGCCCCGATACCCTTTATAAGCTCGTTAAAAATGGCGCTCTTGCTCAAATTACTGCATCAAGCATAGCTGGCCAGTTTGGGAAAAAGATTAAGGCTTTCTCCGAGCAGCTAATAGATGCTAATCTTGTTCATTTTATTGCTTCTGATGCCCACAATTCGGACAAACGAAGTTTTTATATGCAGCAAGCTTACTCAAATGTAAGAAAACGTTATGGAACTGATATGGTATATCTATTAAGGGATAATGCCGAACTTCTTATTCAAGGTAACAATATTTATAAGGATATACCTGCACGTGTAAGAAAAAGAAAAAAGATTGGATGGTTCAATTAA
- a CDS encoding S8 family serine peptidase: MMRFRGTLVFAILFFFVFVSVGSAEEEKINPKISKFNTAALFDKKKDFENRELIIKFESNITSEEKQQILQSVNVKELTNLKLGNLTLVSTDTEDELTTIAENLLRFKQVEYVEPNYKLGATFTPGDPGYSKQWYLNKIEMPKAWDINKGASNVTVAVIDGGVQTSHPDLKGKMVAPIDITTGRSTITGEPHGTHVAGIIAATINKTGVSGIAPNVKIMPVNVFKGETANVDDIVKGIKYAVDHKADILNLSLGSRSYSYALEYAVKYANSKGVMVIAAAGNESTYISTYPAAISSVLAVSATDKNDKITGFSNYGSYIDIAAPGLDIFSTISGSSYTNMSGTSMASPVVSGVSALVLSKNPLLKPAQVESILKKSAYDLGSKGWDSFYGHGRVDAYKALFVTPYPVHSLTISARSFTMKGTNKNNISFYAQGGTTASLYIQNSKGTIIKKLITNRKWAGGKLTAAWDGKMDNGNYAISGTYKLVAKATNGKKTVYKSATMNVIDKVTTSIQAASSVQFSPALKAKLSIPYYLTKNARVTAVIYDSKHREVKRLHNKTALKPGKKTLVWNGKNNKGKKISNGKYTLVMSAYDTKNVKKASKRVAVSVDSVMPKGNLTIVSSLFKMDGRVKPGVKVNFNEWVYVRTYVTTDKGVKVKKLTYDKVFKPGASTLSWNGKNDKGLYAAEGKYRYYIEYRDAAGNKKSMKSSIFSVQDWVKPAIRSIAPITYRSKTNLPISYTISKPGIVKIELLKDNKIFRTILTSTYKAKGSYSFVFNGKDQAGNYLVDGKYQFRISITDKYKLTTIYNGYITVALTKVVINYPSVVQYFPGDEAAVYYNLSENANVTIEIFNELNQKVKTITANTSKLQGTNSFVWDGSFDGNFPEVSDIYYYTIKAKNTAGNETAVKGKMTLDEDPVWLKSKSFSFSASEGSGNINNLEFDISVTQQIKMTLIVFDSSYNLLDEKEFDLFNGVNTLEYPLPASTDRNYIIEFKDLLGNLYYYSIQE, encoded by the coding sequence ATGATGAGATTCAGGGGCACACTTGTTTTTGCCATTTTATTTTTCTTTGTTTTTGTTTCAGTTGGTTCTGCAGAAGAGGAGAAAATAAATCCGAAGATATCAAAGTTTAATACAGCAGCCTTATTTGATAAGAAAAAAGACTTCGAAAATAGAGAGTTAATTATCAAATTTGAATCTAATATTACTTCAGAAGAAAAACAACAAATTCTTCAGTCTGTAAACGTGAAGGAACTTACTAATCTTAAGCTTGGTAACTTAACCTTAGTTTCAACAGACACAGAAGATGAATTAACTACTATTGCTGAAAATCTATTAAGGTTTAAGCAAGTAGAATATGTGGAACCAAACTACAAGCTCGGTGCCACTTTTACCCCGGGAGATCCGGGCTACAGTAAACAGTGGTATTTAAATAAAATTGAAATGCCAAAAGCCTGGGATATAAATAAAGGAGCATCTAATGTTACTGTAGCTGTTATCGACGGTGGTGTACAAACCAGCCACCCGGATTTAAAAGGTAAAATGGTAGCTCCAATAGATATCACTACCGGCCGTTCAACTATAACTGGTGAACCCCATGGAACCCATGTAGCTGGCATAATTGCTGCCACGATAAATAAGACGGGAGTATCAGGTATTGCCCCCAATGTTAAAATAATGCCTGTTAATGTTTTTAAAGGGGAAACCGCCAATGTAGATGATATTGTCAAGGGTATTAAGTATGCAGTCGATCATAAAGCTGATATTTTGAACTTGAGCCTTGGCAGTAGAAGCTATAGTTACGCATTAGAATATGCTGTAAAGTATGCGAATTCAAAAGGAGTCATGGTTATAGCGGCCGCTGGAAATGAAAGTACGTATATTTCTACCTATCCAGCTGCAATTTCTTCAGTATTAGCTGTAAGTGCCACGGATAAAAATGATAAAATAACCGGGTTTTCCAATTATGGATCCTATATAGATATTGCGGCACCTGGTTTAGATATCTTTTCAACCATTTCGGGAAGTTCTTATACAAATATGAGCGGTACTTCGATGGCTTCACCTGTAGTATCTGGTGTGAGTGCATTAGTATTATCGAAGAATCCGCTTTTAAAACCGGCTCAGGTTGAAAGTATATTAAAGAAATCTGCTTATGATTTAGGGTCAAAAGGCTGGGATTCCTTTTATGGACACGGCAGGGTGGATGCATATAAAGCATTATTCGTTACCCCATATCCTGTTCATAGCCTTACGATTAGTGCTCGATCTTTTACAATGAAAGGAACGAATAAAAATAATATTTCTTTCTACGCACAAGGCGGCACAACGGCTTCTTTATACATTCAAAATTCAAAAGGGACCATTATCAAAAAACTCATCACTAATAGAAAATGGGCTGGAGGAAAATTAACTGCAGCATGGGATGGAAAAATGGATAATGGCAACTATGCAATAAGTGGAACATATAAATTAGTGGCCAAGGCGACAAACGGGAAGAAAACAGTTTATAAGAGTGCGACCATGAACGTTATAGACAAGGTGACGACATCAATCCAGGCGGCTTCATCTGTTCAGTTTTCACCCGCTCTAAAGGCTAAACTGTCCATCCCGTATTATCTTACTAAAAATGCAAGAGTGACAGCTGTCATTTATGACAGCAAACATAGAGAAGTGAAGAGGCTTCATAATAAAACAGCTTTAAAGCCAGGTAAGAAGACGCTTGTTTGGAACGGCAAAAACAATAAAGGCAAAAAGATAAGTAACGGTAAGTATACTCTGGTAATGTCCGCGTATGACACCAAAAATGTTAAAAAAGCTTCCAAAAGGGTTGCTGTTTCAGTCGATTCAGTTATGCCCAAAGGCAATTTAACCATTGTCTCTTCCCTATTTAAAATGGATGGAAGAGTGAAGCCGGGAGTAAAAGTAAACTTCAATGAATGGGTTTATGTAAGAACATATGTTACAACAGATAAAGGTGTAAAAGTAAAGAAATTGACGTATGACAAGGTATTTAAACCTGGTGCTTCAACACTTTCCTGGAATGGGAAAAATGACAAAGGACTATACGCAGCAGAGGGGAAATATCGATACTATATTGAGTACCGGGATGCCGCTGGAAATAAAAAATCAATGAAAAGCAGTATTTTTAGCGTTCAGGATTGGGTCAAACCGGCAATTAGGTCAATCGCGCCAATTACGTATCGTTCAAAAACCAACCTGCCGATCTCATATACGATCAGCAAACCTGGAATTGTTAAAATTGAGCTTTTGAAAGACAATAAAATATTTCGGACAATCCTGACATCAACTTATAAAGCCAAAGGTAGCTATTCCTTTGTTTTTAATGGGAAAGATCAGGCTGGGAACTACTTAGTTGATGGAAAATATCAATTCAGGATTTCAATAACCGATAAATATAAATTAACTACCATATATAATGGATATATTACAGTTGCCTTAACTAAGGTTGTCATAAATTATCCTTCTGTTGTTCAGTATTTTCCAGGTGATGAGGCTGCCGTATACTATAATTTATCCGAGAATGCCAACGTGACAATTGAGATATTTAACGAATTGAATCAGAAAGTCAAAACCATTACTGCAAACACATCAAAACTGCAAGGAACTAATTCGTTTGTATGGGATGGCTCCTTCGATGGCAACTTCCCGGAAGTCAGTGATATCTACTACTATACAATCAAAGCAAAAAATACAGCAGGAAATGAAACAGCAGTAAAAGGAAAGATGACATTGGATGAGGATCCAGTCTGGCTGAAATC